The Sphingobacterium bambusae genome includes a window with the following:
- a CDS encoding glutathione peroxidase, protein MSTILLLVSMFAPATSIYDFSFTSIDGKPVKLADFKGKNILIVNTASKCGFTKQYKDLQALHEQYGNNLVIIGFPADNFGGQEPGSNEEIQDFCEKNYGVTFLLSEKVEVKGKDMDPLFKFLTTADNADFKGDINWNFEKFLIDKDGKLVHRYRSKVNPMDASITDNLK, encoded by the coding sequence ATGAGCACAATTTTGTTGTTGGTATCGATGTTCGCACCGGCAACATCGATTTATGATTTCAGTTTTACTTCCATCGACGGAAAGCCGGTGAAGTTGGCTGATTTTAAAGGAAAAAATATATTGATCGTGAACACTGCTTCAAAATGTGGGTTCACCAAGCAGTATAAAGACTTGCAGGCTTTGCATGAGCAATATGGCAATAACCTTGTTATTATAGGTTTTCCTGCCGATAATTTTGGTGGACAGGAGCCAGGATCCAATGAAGAGATTCAGGATTTCTGTGAGAAGAATTATGGGGTGACGTTCTTATTATCGGAGAAAGTAGAGGTGAAGGGAAAGGATATGGATCCTTTGTTCAAGTTTTTGACGACGGCAGATAACGCTGACTTCAAGGGGGACATCAACTGGAATTTTGAGAAGTTTCTGATAGACAAGGACGGGAAGCTCGTGCATCGTTACCGCTCGAAGGTTAATCCGATGGATGCAAGCATCACCGATAATCTGAAGTAA
- a CDS encoding YihY/virulence factor BrkB family protein, which translates to MEKETLGQKLKGFGLLLFDTITDFLDDRCLKKSASLAYYTVFSIGPLILILIWALGFFYGSQLDSPTGARDEIMEELNQLFGNDIANMLDAAIKRISFENKNSIGVYVGIGALIFSSTTIFVDIQNSINEIWRVKAKPKKGWLKIIIDRLISFSMILGLGFLLMTSLILSSVISILMNYIVKYLPDLDIQLLGMVNSAVSFLVIATLFGFIFAFLPDAKVRFRDIVWGAIFTTLLFLLGKSVISYYLTNNATASSYGAAGSVIILLAFVYYAAAILYFGAEFTKQYAIKYGKGIIPTSYAVLVKQTELEIDTEKNKRK; encoded by the coding sequence ATGGAAAAAGAAACACTAGGGCAAAAACTAAAGGGATTCGGCTTACTCCTGTTCGATACCATCACGGATTTTCTCGATGATCGATGCCTAAAAAAAAGTGCTTCTTTAGCCTATTACACGGTATTTTCCATTGGTCCATTAATCTTGATTTTGATTTGGGCCCTTGGCTTTTTCTATGGCAGCCAACTGGACAGCCCCACTGGAGCGCGCGACGAAATCATGGAGGAGCTGAACCAGCTTTTTGGCAATGACATTGCCAATATGCTCGACGCTGCCATTAAACGTATCTCTTTTGAGAACAAGAACAGCATCGGCGTCTACGTTGGTATTGGAGCATTGATCTTTTCATCGACCACCATCTTTGTCGACATCCAAAATTCCATTAATGAAATTTGGCGTGTTAAAGCGAAGCCAAAAAAAGGCTGGTTAAAGATCATTATCGATCGCTTGATTTCCTTTTCTATGATCTTGGGTCTTGGATTTCTATTGATGACCTCGCTGATACTGAGTAGCGTAATCAGCATATTGATGAATTACATTGTCAAATACCTGCCCGACCTAGACATACAACTGCTGGGGATGGTAAATTCCGCGGTATCGTTCTTGGTCATTGCAACCCTCTTCGGATTTATATTTGCCTTTCTCCCCGATGCTAAAGTACGTTTTCGCGATATTGTTTGGGGTGCTATTTTCACGACCCTGCTTTTTTTACTCGGTAAGTCGGTGATATCCTATTACCTAACAAACAACGCGACAGCCAGCTCATACGGCGCAGCAGGCTCGGTTATCATCTTGCTTGCCTTCGTCTATTATGCCGCCGCTATCCTATATTTTGGCGCCGAATTCACGAAACAATACGCCATTAAATATGGCAAAGGCATTATCCCAACCTCGTATGCGGTGCTAGTCAAACAAACCGAACTGGAAATCGACACCGAAAAAAACAAAAGAAAATAA
- a CDS encoding AMP-dependent synthetase/ligase, with protein sequence MSKLIRLFDIIDRYKSQYAQDMMVAGKRDGKWVKYSTEQFVDRIDNLSKALLSLGLQKGDKVALMSGNRPEWNIVDFACNQIGVAIVPLYPTLSAQDLSYIVNDAGAKLVFVSNADLTKKIDQAIEDHHLEIDVYTFDKVDGKASYETLLEQGKALDTDLAPIRAVVDGDDLLTLIYTSGTTGKPKGVFLTHGNIISNVEACSHLVPANAKTALSFLPLCHIFERMVVYLYLSKGIQIYYAENLDNIVVDINDVKPQIFTTVPRVLEKVYDKIVEKGKALTGVKKSLFFWALDLGHRYQEPPKNGFLYNLKLGIARKLIFSKWKEALGGNIELIISGGAALQERLGRVFWAAGIKVLEGYGLTETSPVIAVNSHVETDVKFGTVGRVLKNLTVKIASDGEILVKGPSITVGYFKNDEATKEAIDSDGFFHTGDIGELTSDGFLKITDRKKEMFKTAGGKYVAPQALENKFMESTLVAQVMVVGENQRFPAALIVPAFEELEKWAKHKGVTFGSKEELIKNAEVIDKYQKELDRLNNDFGQWEKVKKFELLPKEWTIDGGELTPKLSLKRKVILKNSEAIINKIYEE encoded by the coding sequence ATGAGTAAGCTGATTAGATTATTCGACATTATAGATAGGTATAAATCGCAGTATGCGCAAGACATGATGGTTGCGGGAAAGCGAGACGGAAAATGGGTCAAATATAGCACCGAGCAGTTCGTAGATCGTATAGACAATCTTAGTAAAGCCTTGCTTTCGTTGGGACTGCAAAAAGGAGACAAAGTTGCGCTCATGTCCGGAAATAGACCCGAATGGAATATTGTTGATTTCGCTTGCAACCAAATCGGCGTCGCTATCGTTCCCCTCTACCCCACACTTTCTGCACAAGATCTATCCTATATCGTGAACGATGCTGGAGCCAAGCTGGTGTTCGTCAGCAATGCCGACTTGACCAAGAAGATCGATCAAGCCATAGAAGACCATCACTTGGAAATCGATGTGTACACCTTTGACAAGGTTGATGGAAAGGCATCTTACGAAACTCTTCTCGAGCAAGGAAAAGCGTTGGATACCGATCTCGCACCAATTCGCGCCGTGGTGGATGGCGACGACCTGCTCACGTTGATCTACACGTCCGGCACCACCGGCAAGCCCAAAGGTGTATTCCTCACGCATGGTAATATCATCAGCAACGTAGAGGCTTGCTCGCACCTCGTTCCGGCCAATGCGAAAACGGCATTAAGCTTTCTTCCCCTATGCCATATATTTGAGCGGATGGTGGTATACCTGTACTTGTCCAAAGGAATACAGATCTATTATGCAGAGAACTTGGACAACATCGTCGTCGACATTAATGATGTGAAGCCACAGATATTTACCACGGTTCCACGTGTATTGGAAAAGGTCTACGACAAGATTGTGGAAAAGGGCAAGGCGCTTACCGGTGTCAAGAAAAGCCTTTTCTTTTGGGCCTTGGATCTAGGACATCGCTATCAAGAACCACCTAAAAATGGCTTTTTATACAACCTCAAGCTGGGCATTGCGCGGAAGTTAATTTTCTCCAAATGGAAGGAAGCGCTGGGCGGAAACATCGAGCTGATCATTTCAGGCGGCGCAGCATTGCAAGAACGCTTGGGACGCGTATTCTGGGCTGCCGGCATCAAGGTGCTAGAAGGATATGGCTTAACGGAAACATCTCCTGTTATTGCGGTCAATTCACATGTGGAAACCGATGTGAAATTTGGTACGGTAGGGCGCGTGCTCAAAAACTTAACGGTCAAGATTGCCAGTGATGGCGAAATACTGGTGAAAGGGCCCAGCATTACCGTAGGCTATTTCAAGAATGACGAAGCCACAAAGGAAGCGATCGATAGCGACGGCTTTTTCCATACAGGCGATATTGGCGAACTTACATCGGACGGTTTCCTAAAAATAACCGACCGTAAAAAAGAAATGTTCAAGACAGCGGGTGGTAAGTACGTGGCACCCCAAGCGTTGGAGAATAAATTTATGGAGTCTACCCTCGTGGCTCAAGTGATGGTGGTTGGCGAAAACCAACGCTTCCCTGCAGCCCTTATTGTTCCTGCTTTTGAAGAGCTGGAAAAATGGGCTAAACACAAGGGAGTCACCTTCGGATCCAAGGAAGAGCTCATTAAAAATGCCGAGGTTATCGACAAATATCAAAAAGAATTGGATCGCTTGAACAATGATTTTGGACAATGGGAAAAAGTTAAGAAATTTGAACTGCTTCCGAAAGAATGGACAATCGATGGAGGCGAGCTTACACCGAAGCTCAGCCTGAAAAGAAAAGTAATACTCAAAAACTCGGAAGCTATCATTAATAAAATATACGAAGAGTAG
- a CDS encoding M61 family metallopeptidase, with product MSSSSIHFSLSFKEPQAHYVEIEMDIDHFEEKFIDLKMPVWTPGSYLVREFARHIEGFEASADGLPVHFEKLAKNTWRVENPHERLKIRYRVYGFEISVRTNFIDADHAFISPAGTFLYPDGHLEHPSTIQINLPEKWKQVSTGLPKSATGELHYSADNFDILFDSPIEIGNQDIWHFDAANVAHEFAMVGGGSYNKQQLSADIQKIVEEETRIWGENPNTNYVFITHNYQSGGGGLEHINSTVLGASRNAYKIDAAYKNFLSLVAHEYFHLWNVKRLRPKALGPFDYDQENYTEGLWIMEGFTAYYDNLIIRRCGFFSAKEYLNALANEFNLVYNRAGHRVQSAAQASFDTWIKQYRPDENSINSSISYYNKGAILAVALDIHIIAGTEGTKRLDDVLRAAYNLFYKKEQRGFEEHEFQQLAEQVTGLDLAEIFEAAHHTEELDYNRFFAAVGYELIDLNKDSHDLSLGIRYQEQEGRIFVKNVERGSAAWDAGLNVNDELIAINGSRLDVAGKEMEFMLEQAKEDDIIDILIARDGRIRTIHSPLRRNNKQLWSIQPKSDASSTVKALGKIWLSISE from the coding sequence ATGTCAAGCTCCTCTATACATTTTTCCCTTTCTTTTAAGGAACCCCAAGCACATTACGTAGAAATCGAAATGGACATCGATCACTTTGAAGAGAAATTTATCGATTTGAAGATGCCCGTTTGGACGCCGGGCTCCTACCTCGTTCGTGAGTTTGCTAGACATATCGAAGGCTTTGAAGCCTCCGCAGATGGACTTCCCGTACACTTCGAAAAGCTGGCGAAAAATACCTGGCGTGTAGAAAACCCGCATGAGAGACTTAAAATCCGATACCGGGTCTATGGTTTCGAAATATCGGTACGCACAAATTTTATCGATGCAGACCATGCTTTCATCAGTCCTGCCGGCACGTTCCTCTACCCCGATGGGCATCTCGAACATCCCTCGACGATACAGATCAATCTACCCGAAAAATGGAAACAGGTATCCACAGGACTTCCCAAATCCGCCACAGGCGAGCTGCACTACTCCGCGGATAACTTCGATATCCTTTTCGATTCGCCTATTGAAATAGGAAATCAAGACATCTGGCATTTTGACGCAGCAAATGTAGCCCATGAATTTGCCATGGTGGGCGGTGGTAGCTACAACAAGCAGCAGCTCAGCGCAGATATACAGAAAATAGTCGAGGAAGAAACCCGAATATGGGGCGAAAATCCCAATACCAACTACGTTTTCATCACGCATAATTACCAAAGTGGGGGCGGAGGACTAGAACACATCAACTCTACCGTGTTGGGCGCTAGTAGAAATGCGTATAAGATAGACGCTGCTTACAAAAATTTCCTAAGCTTGGTTGCCCACGAGTACTTCCACCTTTGGAATGTTAAAAGACTACGCCCAAAGGCGCTCGGTCCGTTCGACTACGATCAGGAAAACTATACCGAAGGACTTTGGATCATGGAAGGGTTTACCGCTTACTACGATAACCTCATCATACGTCGCTGTGGCTTCTTCTCGGCAAAAGAATATCTAAATGCGCTAGCCAACGAATTTAACTTGGTCTACAACCGTGCTGGGCATCGCGTGCAATCGGCAGCCCAAGCAAGCTTTGACACCTGGATCAAACAATACCGCCCTGATGAAAACTCTATCAACAGCAGCATCTCCTATTACAATAAAGGGGCTATACTCGCTGTCGCACTAGACATCCACATCATCGCGGGCACAGAAGGTACGAAGCGCCTCGATGATGTGCTGCGTGCTGCATATAACCTTTTCTATAAGAAAGAACAACGCGGATTTGAAGAGCACGAATTCCAACAACTTGCCGAGCAGGTGACCGGTCTTGATCTTGCCGAAATATTTGAGGCGGCACACCATACCGAAGAACTGGACTACAACCGTTTTTTTGCCGCTGTGGGTTACGAACTAATCGATCTCAACAAGGATAGTCACGACCTGTCGCTAGGCATACGCTATCAGGAACAAGAGGGACGCATCTTCGTCAAAAACGTGGAACGCGGCTCCGCAGCTTGGGATGCTGGCCTTAACGTAAATGATGAACTTATTGCCATCAATGGTAGCCGTTTAGATGTTGCGGGAAAAGAGATGGAATTTATGCTGGAACAGGCTAAAGAAGACGACATCATCGATATCCTTATCGCGCGCGATGGCCGCATTCGCACCATCCACAGCCCTCTTCGCAGAAACAATAAACAACTTTGGAGCATACAGCCCAAGTCTGATGCTAGCAGCACGGTAAAAGCACTGGGTAAAATATGGCTTTCCATAAGCGAATAA
- a CDS encoding N-acetylglucosamine kinase produces the protein MILVADSGSSNSDWMLNLPDSKPLSFRTKGLNPFFVNEKEIAKVMKEVPEILPYANEIHEVYFFGAGCVTPDRREIVSNALTEIFPTAFISVESDLLGCAYATCGDKKGYICTIGTGSDIGFFDGEHLRTGVHGVGYVLGDEGSGAWFGKQLITSFLYDRMPKDLAKKFAERYRLNKDIVIKNVYQRERPNAYLASFAEFMAENRLHPYIDSLLRNGFDEFVRTNVMTYPDYWEYKVHFVGRIAYHFDLQLREVCEVLGVKVGSILKSPMEHLFHFVVDRETKLIQER, from the coding sequence ATGATTTTAGTCGCCGATAGCGGTTCTTCAAACTCGGACTGGATGCTCAATTTGCCGGACAGCAAGCCCTTGTCTTTTCGTACAAAAGGTTTGAACCCTTTCTTTGTGAACGAGAAGGAAATTGCCAAAGTGATGAAAGAGGTTCCGGAAATATTGCCCTACGCCAACGAAATACATGAGGTTTATTTTTTTGGGGCAGGCTGCGTGACGCCGGATAGAAGGGAGATTGTTTCGAACGCGTTAACAGAGATTTTTCCTACGGCCTTTATATCGGTGGAAAGCGACTTGTTGGGCTGTGCCTATGCCACCTGTGGTGATAAGAAAGGTTATATCTGTACTATCGGTACAGGATCAGATATCGGCTTTTTCGATGGAGAACATCTCCGCACAGGCGTTCACGGTGTTGGCTATGTGTTGGGCGACGAGGGATCGGGAGCTTGGTTTGGGAAGCAGCTGATCACATCATTTCTATATGATCGTATGCCGAAAGATCTGGCTAAAAAGTTTGCTGAGCGCTATCGCTTAAATAAAGATATTGTAATCAAAAATGTGTATCAGCGTGAGCGTCCAAATGCTTATTTGGCATCCTTTGCCGAATTTATGGCCGAGAACAGGCTGCATCCTTACATCGACTCCCTGTTGCGGAATGGCTTTGACGAATTTGTGCGCACGAATGTGATGACCTATCCAGACTACTGGGAATACAAGGTGCATTTCGTGGGACGTATCGCCTACCATTTTGATCTGCAGCTGCGCGAGGTATGCGAAGTCCTCGGTGTCAAAGTGGGGTCAATTTTAAAGAGCCCTATGGAACATTTGTTCCATTTTGTTGTTGATAGAGAAACGAAGTTAATACAAGAAAGATAA
- a CDS encoding carboxypeptidase-like regulatory domain-containing protein, with translation MKKLSIAILAVLFFCTSKQVVGQQLPTIPINTVVEKVQKYFGVYPVEKVHLHFDKPYYAAGDTLWFKAYLNHNLYEYAPSKIIYVEMLSSKDSLIQTLRIPLKDNGGKGQLVLDPQFVAQDNYRFRAYTKWMANFDPSYFYNKIVPIGDAINKKLGAEISFNPEGTNKTKASIQFRDRSGNVLGRRKISWEAIDGWDPFDKGKGETDDMGRVNINLTIKDREYLKKGRLIVKIDGTKLDPAIVGNYSLQHALWDADVQFFPEGGDLLAGISKKVAFKASNTVGKGVSVSGKIIDSKKKEVAAFKDLAMGMGSFDFLPVLGEKYKAVVSFDNGEQRTIDLPEVKAEGINVVLLKDDGANLQVGLIANDAFYEKMTNQPFYVLGQSNGHLVYAAQATLKNSSILVNIPKDKLPNGIVQLSVMQPDGKLISERLAFNDSQPLLDIAVKTDKTDYKQKEAVKLSLHVAAQDSLKGNYSVAVIDESKVPYNDDQDLGILSNYLLTSDLKGYVEQPNYYFNPKNESRQEALNNLLMTQGFRRFSYEDLLAEKYPQARFMPEQGISISGTLRLNTGRTFPNGGLLLSVPARNLRKDTYTDPNGRFSFDNLVFPDSSKVTVSARGNDNFRNLVINMDGTEFPGIDQGNPYTGNNVQNIDNEMKAYLTNSKNEYRTSILIDEIEVTGVQRKLVTSKEFSSLSGLSMPEHRIEGDRITGCNVLTMCLSTLLTGITYDNQTLKYYVSRNYNQGSRVPVQFFLNGMPIDEPSLNSIQPAEIEAIEIFLRDELGTVSRTYQNDGVVSIMTKKTDQKKQPRMSLSEIESLLPKTNIIDMIPLGYVKERQFYAPKYETADSKNTNDYRTTIYWNPEVVLDADGNVTLDFFNADGNGKYKVVVEGQDQAGSIGRAVYYYNVK, from the coding sequence ATGAAAAAACTCTCTATTGCGATACTTGCTGTTCTCTTTTTTTGCACGTCCAAGCAAGTTGTCGGCCAACAGTTACCAACGATTCCTATTAATACCGTTGTCGAAAAAGTACAGAAATATTTTGGGGTTTACCCGGTCGAGAAGGTGCATTTGCACTTTGACAAACCTTATTATGCAGCAGGTGATACCCTCTGGTTCAAGGCCTATTTGAATCATAATTTGTATGAGTACGCACCCAGTAAGATTATCTATGTCGAGATGCTTTCCAGCAAGGACTCCTTGATACAGACTTTACGTATTCCACTAAAAGACAATGGCGGAAAAGGCCAGTTGGTGTTAGACCCTCAATTTGTTGCACAAGACAACTATCGTTTTCGGGCATATACAAAATGGATGGCTAATTTCGATCCCAGTTACTTTTATAATAAAATTGTGCCGATCGGTGATGCGATCAACAAAAAGCTCGGAGCGGAGATCAGTTTCAACCCAGAAGGAACGAACAAAACCAAGGCCAGTATTCAATTTAGGGATCGCTCGGGCAATGTATTGGGGCGTCGTAAAATAAGCTGGGAAGCTATTGACGGCTGGGATCCATTTGATAAAGGAAAAGGTGAGACCGATGATATGGGAAGGGTAAATATTAACTTGACCATCAAAGATCGGGAATACCTGAAAAAAGGACGACTGATTGTGAAGATCGATGGTACCAAGTTGGATCCGGCTATTGTGGGCAACTATTCGTTGCAGCATGCGCTTTGGGATGCCGATGTGCAGTTTTTTCCGGAAGGAGGTGATTTGCTTGCTGGTATTTCCAAGAAGGTAGCTTTTAAGGCAAGCAATACCGTTGGTAAGGGCGTTTCGGTGTCGGGTAAGATTATCGACAGCAAGAAAAAAGAGGTTGCTGCGTTCAAAGATCTAGCCATGGGAATGGGATCATTTGATTTTCTTCCTGTTTTGGGCGAGAAATATAAAGCGGTTGTGTCTTTTGATAATGGTGAGCAACGTACAATAGACCTTCCTGAAGTGAAGGCCGAGGGTATCAATGTGGTGCTGTTGAAAGATGACGGTGCCAATCTACAGGTGGGCTTGATCGCCAATGATGCCTTCTACGAAAAGATGACCAACCAACCTTTTTATGTGTTGGGGCAGTCTAACGGACATTTGGTATATGCAGCGCAGGCTACCTTAAAGAATTCTTCTATTTTAGTGAATATCCCAAAAGACAAGCTTCCAAATGGTATCGTGCAATTGAGTGTTATGCAACCCGATGGGAAATTGATTAGCGAGCGTCTCGCTTTCAACGATTCGCAGCCGCTGCTGGATATCGCTGTGAAGACAGACAAAACTGATTACAAGCAGAAGGAAGCGGTTAAGCTATCGCTGCATGTCGCTGCACAGGATTCGTTAAAGGGAAATTATTCCGTTGCCGTAATCGATGAGTCGAAGGTACCTTACAACGACGATCAGGACTTGGGGATTTTAAGTAACTATTTGTTGACTTCCGATCTGAAGGGTTACGTGGAACAACCCAATTATTACTTTAATCCGAAAAATGAAAGTCGGCAGGAAGCGCTGAATAACCTCCTGATGACGCAAGGATTTCGACGTTTTTCCTACGAAGATCTGTTGGCGGAAAAATATCCGCAGGCACGCTTTATGCCGGAGCAAGGTATTTCTATAAGCGGTACGTTGCGGTTGAATACGGGGCGCACCTTCCCGAATGGGGGGCTGTTGCTTTCAGTGCCTGCACGCAATTTGCGTAAAGATACCTACACCGATCCCAATGGCCGTTTTTCGTTTGATAATCTCGTGTTTCCCGATTCCTCGAAAGTGACCGTCAGCGCGCGCGGTAATGATAATTTCAGGAATCTCGTGATCAATATGGATGGGACAGAGTTTCCGGGGATCGATCAGGGTAACCCTTACACCGGAAACAATGTGCAGAATATTGACAATGAAATGAAGGCCTACCTCACCAATAGCAAGAATGAATACCGAACGTCCATTTTGATCGACGAGATCGAAGTAACGGGCGTGCAGCGCAAGTTGGTAACCAGTAAGGAGTTTTCATCGCTATCTGGCCTCTCTATGCCCGAGCACCGTATCGAAGGTGATCGTATTACAGGCTGTAATGTGCTGACAATGTGTTTGTCGACCTTGCTGACCGGTATTACCTACGACAATCAGACACTAAAATATTATGTGTCGAGAAACTACAACCAAGGTAGCCGTGTTCCTGTCCAGTTTTTCCTCAACGGTATGCCTATCGATGAGCCTTCTCTAAACTCTATACAGCCTGCTGAGATTGAAGCTATCGAGATATTCTTGCGCGATGAGTTGGGGACGGTGAGCCGCACCTACCAGAACGATGGTGTGGTATCGATCATGACGAAGAAAACGGACCAGAAGAAACAGCCTCGTATGTCGTTGTCGGAAATAGAAAGTTTGCTGCCAAAAACTAATATTATTGACATGATACCTTTAGGTTATGTAAAAGAGCGACAGTTTTATGCGCCGAAGTACGAAACCGCGGATAGTAAGAATACAAATGACTACCGCACAACGATCTATTGGAATCCAGAAGTGGTGTTGGATGCTGACGGCAACGTTACGTTGGACTTCTTTAATGCCGATGGAAATGGTAAGTACAAAGTAGTGGTGGAAGGTCAGGATCAAGCAGGATCCATAGGCCGAGCCGTTTATTACTACAATGTAAAATAG
- the cls gene encoding cardiolipin synthase has translation MEYVHHIFAFVQEWYWIPLLALYFGVISTILIENRNPTKTISWVLVIAFLPLVGLVFYYLFGQKFRKVKRIKRVNQAQAIRLKKEWRNLEPYMEQDIAHINASIGNLSRVFTFLKNERLSSPTIGNKVTLLLNGERKFPDLLDAIKNAKHSIHLEYYIFELDNIGHTVLNALEAKALEGVQVRLLADSLGSSDLVKYFRKRQDVGIAFKPFMPVTFTSLANSNYRNHRKVAVIDGEIGYVGGINISDRYINDANKIDQRYWRDTAVKIEGPGVNMLQIGFWNSWNLADGRPFLLSDGYLRNTLSEEKKGKAATSFVSSDPASVAPYNMEAMLIAIGEADKKVQLVTPYYVPSDELATALQVAAAAGLEVELMLPDKSDSYIVQHASLSFIKPLLERGVKVYFYKKGFIHAKTINVDGKLSFIGTVNLDIRSFYINYEIAAVISDPVVCNELEAQFELDKADCVRMTLAEWKKRKAWKRGLDSICRLLAPLL, from the coding sequence ATGGAGTACGTGCATCATATTTTTGCGTTTGTTCAGGAGTGGTATTGGATTCCTTTGTTGGCGCTATATTTTGGGGTGATCAGTACCATTCTCATCGAGAATAGAAATCCGACGAAAACCATATCCTGGGTTTTGGTTATCGCGTTTTTACCACTCGTAGGCTTGGTGTTTTATTACCTATTTGGGCAGAAGTTCCGCAAAGTAAAGCGCATTAAGCGCGTCAATCAGGCGCAGGCCATTCGTTTGAAAAAAGAGTGGAGAAACCTAGAGCCTTATATGGAGCAGGACATCGCCCACATCAATGCAAGCATAGGCAACCTGTCGCGGGTATTTACTTTCTTAAAAAACGAACGCCTATCGTCGCCAACTATAGGTAATAAAGTGACGCTTTTGCTGAATGGCGAACGTAAATTTCCAGATTTATTAGACGCTATAAAAAATGCCAAACATTCTATACATTTAGAATATTACATCTTCGAGCTGGACAATATCGGCCATACGGTGTTGAACGCTTTGGAGGCTAAGGCGCTTGAAGGGGTGCAGGTTCGTTTGTTGGCGGATAGCTTAGGTTCATCTGATTTAGTGAAGTACTTCCGCAAGCGGCAAGATGTGGGCATTGCTTTTAAGCCTTTTATGCCGGTGACATTTACCTCGCTGGCCAACAGTAACTACCGAAATCACCGTAAAGTAGCCGTGATCGACGGAGAGATAGGTTACGTTGGGGGAATTAACATTTCGGATCGTTATATAAACGATGCTAATAAGATCGATCAACGCTATTGGCGAGATACCGCTGTGAAAATTGAGGGGCCTGGCGTAAATATGCTGCAAATCGGATTTTGGAATTCATGGAATTTGGCCGACGGCCGGCCTTTTCTGTTGAGTGATGGTTATCTGCGTAATACCCTTTCTGAGGAAAAGAAAGGGAAGGCGGCTACTTCTTTTGTGTCTAGCGATCCGGCTTCGGTAGCTCCCTATAATATGGAGGCCATGTTGATCGCCATTGGGGAGGCGGATAAAAAAGTACAGTTGGTTACGCCCTACTATGTTCCGAGTGATGAATTGGCAACTGCATTGCAAGTTGCTGCCGCAGCAGGCTTGGAAGTAGAGCTGATGTTGCCCGACAAATCGGACTCCTATATTGTGCAACATGCCAGCCTTTCGTTCATCAAACCCTTGCTGGAGCGCGGTGTAAAGGTTTATTTTTACAAAAAGGGATTTATACACGCTAAGACTATCAATGTAGACGGTAAACTTTCGTTCATCGGAACGGTGAACTTGGATATACGTAGTTTTTACATCAACTATGAAATTGCTGCAGTGATTTCGGATCCCGTGGTTTGCAATGAATTGGAAGCGCAGTTTGAGCTTGATAAGGCCGATTGTGTGCGGATGACCTTGGCCGAATGGAAGAAGCGAAAAGCGTGGAAAAGAGGGCTTGATTCCATCTGTCGTTTGCTAGCACCACTGTTATAA